From Apis mellifera strain DH4 linkage group LG5, Amel_HAv3.1, whole genome shotgun sequence, the proteins below share one genomic window:
- the LOC100578736 gene encoding cyclin-dependent kinase 8, with protein MDYEFKLKTDTDRTKVEDLFEFEGCKVGRGTYGHVYKARRKEGVPDSELKSRPDTKDFGLKQIEGTGLSMSACREIALLRELKHVNVITLIRVFLSHIDRKVWLLFDFAEHDLWHIIKFHRAAKANKKPVMVPKGMVKSLLYQILDGIHYLHSNWVLHRDLKPANILVMGEGNERGRVKIADMGFARLFNAPLKPLADLDPVVVTFWYRAPELLLGARHYTKAIDIWAIGCIFAELLTSEPIFHCRQEDIKTSNPYHHDQLDRIFNVMGFPLEKDWEDIKKMPEHPTLLKDFKRSNYANCSLTKYMDRHKIKPDSKAFNLLQKLLMMDPNKRITSEHSMQDAYFQEEPLPTQDIFAGCPIPYPKREFLTDDDTEEKTENKARQNQQQTQQNQQQQGNGDHNHGQNAKRVRLNGPHGAPEFHQHQSHAMTHQQPPGMVYSTAQPTQPSNFHQRF; from the exons ATggattatgaatttaaattaaaaactgacACAGATCGAACTAAGGTCGAAGATCTTTTTGAATTTGAGGGATGTAAAGTTGGAAGAGGAACTTATGGTCATGTCTATAAAGCTCGCAGAAAGGAAGG TGTACCAGATAGCGAATTAAAATCTCGACCAGACACAAAGGATTTTGGCCTTAAACAAATAGAAGGTACTGGCCTTTCAATGTCTGCATGTCGAGAAATTGCA TTACTTAGGGAACTGAAACATGTAAATGTGATTACATTAATTAGAGTCTTTTTATCACATATTGATCGCAAAGTATGGTTATTATTTGACTTTGCTGAACATGATTTATGG catataataaagtttcatAGAGCAGCAAAAGCTAATAAAAAACCTGTTATGGTACCAAAGGGTATGGTAAAATCTTTGTTGTATCAAATTCTTGATGgtattcattatttacattCCAATTGGGTGCTTCATAGAGATttg aaaccaGCAAATATCTTAGTAATGGGAGAAGGAAATGAAAGAGGACGTGTTAAAATTGCAGACATGGGTTTTGCTAGATTATTCAATGCTCCTTTAAAGCCTCTTGCAGATTTGGATCCAGTTGTAGTAACATTTTGGTATAGAGCACCAGAATTACTTTTAGGTGCTAGACATTATACAAAAGCTATag atatttgggCTATTGGTTGTATATTTGCAGAGCTTTTAACTTCTGAACCTATATTCCACTGTAGGCAAGAAGATATCAAGACTAGTAATCCATATCATCATGATCAATTAGATAG aatatttaacgtGATGGGATTCCCATTGGAAAAGGATTgggaagatattaaaaaaatgccaGAACATCCTACATTACTTAAAGACTTTAAAAGATCAAA TTATGCAAACTGTTCTCTTACTAAGTATATGGACAGACATAAAATTAAACCCGATAGTAAAGCGTTTAATTTG ctTCAAAAACTGTTAATGATGGATCCCAATAAACGAATAACCTCTGAACATTCTATGCAGGACGCTTACTTTCAAGAAGAACCATTGCCAACGCAAGA cATATTTGCCGGTTGTCCTATTCCATATCCCAAACGAGAATTCTTAACGGACGATGATACAGAGGAAAAGACTGAAAATAAAGCACGACAAAATCAACAACAAACA caaCAAAATCAGCAACAACAAGGAAATGGCGATCATAATCACGGACAAAATGCAAAACGAGTAAGACTTAATGGTCCTCATGGAGCTCCAGAATTTCATCAACATCAAAGTCATGCAATGACCCATCAACAACCTCCAGGAATGGTTTATTCTACCGCACAACCGACGCAACcatcaaattttcatcaacgtttttaa
- the LOC113218762 gene encoding uncharacterized protein LOC113218762, which yields MSFLVATVRRRKQNSILRATETSCLRFESTRQNIDECIDISAKKKAYIDRGHLEISMYSLLYVRDILNLFDSYDLVTTTYGKRSTKSSMIDYLFYEDETNVKNINSRNE from the exons ATGTCGTTTCTCGTCGCCACTGTTCGTCGCCGAAAACAGAATTCCATATTACGAGCTACGGAGACGTCATGTTTGCGATTCGAATCAACACGACAAAACATCGACGAATGCATCGATATTTCGGcaaaaa AGAAGGCGTATATCGACAGAGGCCATCTCGAAATCTCCATGTATAGTCTCTTGTACGTTAGAGATATCCTGAATCTTTTTGATTCATATGACCTCGTAACAACTACCTACGGAAAACGATCAACGAAATCATCCatgattgattatttattctacGAGGATGAGacgaatgttaaaaatattaactcgCGAAACGAGTAA